A DNA window from Bdellovibrio sp. BCCA contains the following coding sequences:
- a CDS encoding HTTM domain-containing protein — translation MKLRTITKSLDDFFFLPQPVHSVALLRIAFGFILLLNWLSIWKNLDLFWGVNGILSLDTAVKYSGAMRFNLFEFLPNDPRVPALMAVLHLIGVIGMTLGFFTRASLFLTFFTLLSFHNRNIFILNSSDMVVRNFLFLLFFSPSGEAFSLDRWMATARGLVQGAPKERSPWALRLMQIQFSIIYLATVMFKMKGPSWADGTAVYIATRLDEFVRVPLDLLNSLMVIKFLTWSTLVIEFSLGTLVWIRELRYWVLLAGVALHLGIEYTMSIPLFEWIMIVAMICMVDSRDIEVLINKVKIFRQERLKEATV, via the coding sequence ATGAAGCTAAGAACGATCACTAAATCTCTTGATGATTTTTTCTTTCTACCGCAACCGGTTCACAGCGTGGCTTTGCTTCGCATCGCCTTCGGTTTTATTTTGCTTCTGAACTGGTTGAGCATTTGGAAAAACCTGGATTTATTTTGGGGGGTGAATGGCATTCTGAGTCTGGATACGGCTGTGAAGTATTCAGGAGCCATGCGCTTTAATCTTTTTGAGTTTCTGCCGAACGATCCGCGTGTGCCGGCACTGATGGCGGTCTTACATCTTATTGGCGTTATTGGTATGACTTTGGGTTTTTTTACTCGCGCATCGTTGTTTTTGACATTCTTTACCTTGCTGTCATTTCATAATCGAAACATCTTCATTTTAAACAGTTCCGACATGGTGGTACGAAACTTTCTGTTTCTGCTTTTCTTTTCTCCTTCAGGTGAAGCGTTTTCTTTGGATCGCTGGATGGCGACGGCACGAGGTCTTGTGCAAGGAGCCCCCAAGGAGAGAAGTCCTTGGGCTTTACGCTTGATGCAGATTCAGTTTTCAATAATTTATCTTGCGACGGTGATGTTTAAGATGAAAGGCCCTTCCTGGGCCGACGGAACAGCCGTGTATATAGCCACTCGCCTGGATGAATTTGTGCGAGTGCCTTTGGATCTTTTAAACAGTCTTATGGTGATTAAATTTTTGACCTGGTCGACCTTGGTGATTGAGTTTTCTTTGGGAACGCTCGTGTGGATCAGGGAGCTTCGCTATTGGGTGCTGTTGGCTGGCGTGGCGTTGCACCTGGGAATCGAATACACGATGAGTATTCCGCTGTTTGAGTGGATTATGATTGTTGCGATGATTTGTATGGTTGATTCACGAGATATCGAAGTTCTGATAAATAAAGTTAAAATATTCCGTCAGGAAAGACTTAAGGAAGCTACGGTATAA
- a CDS encoding murein L,D-transpeptidase catalytic domain family protein: protein MIKILSILTITLLSLNSFAESLYDIKVNGTRIYDMFKKQGVPEPAMQRAFEFLDVNAGKTIRVKAKIREKTKTYMDDREVTIKEESLAIIDFSKPSSERRLYVLNLKTGAVSKHFVAHGKGSGVNVAAKFSNVDGSKMSSLGLYVGGNTYYGGHGESLNLYGLEGSNSNAAERDIVVHAANYVSEDYVKARGRLGRSWGCPAVAPGIINKMITTFKEGGIIYAYHKDLTGSAAKNPTLQEVTTDHDEEDVDLPEEEESVRKALAEVQAEKKK from the coding sequence ATGATCAAAATTCTAAGCATCTTGACGATCACTCTTCTAAGCCTCAATAGTTTCGCCGAAAGCCTCTATGATATTAAAGTCAATGGCACGCGCATTTACGACATGTTTAAAAAACAGGGCGTGCCTGAACCGGCAATGCAAAGAGCTTTTGAGTTCCTCGATGTGAACGCAGGTAAAACCATTCGCGTGAAGGCTAAAATTCGCGAAAAAACCAAGACCTATATGGACGACCGCGAAGTTACGATTAAAGAAGAATCACTTGCGATCATCGACTTCTCAAAACCTTCTAGCGAGCGCCGTCTTTATGTTTTGAATCTTAAAACCGGAGCCGTGTCCAAACATTTCGTAGCCCATGGCAAAGGCTCCGGCGTTAACGTGGCCGCAAAATTTTCAAACGTGGACGGATCTAAGATGTCTTCTTTGGGTCTTTACGTTGGTGGTAACACTTACTACGGTGGTCACGGAGAATCTTTAAATCTTTATGGCCTCGAAGGCTCGAACAGCAACGCGGCAGAACGCGACATTGTCGTTCATGCTGCCAACTATGTTTCTGAAGACTACGTAAAAGCGCGCGGTCGCTTGGGAAGAAGCTGGGGTTGTCCAGCTGTAGCTCCTGGAATTATCAACAAAATGATCACGACTTTCAAAGAAGGCGGCATCATCTACGCTTACCATAAAGACCTTACTGGCAGTGCTGCGAAAAACCCTACATTGCAAGAAGTAACAACGGATCACGACGAAGAAGATGTTGATTTGCCAGAGGAAGAAGAATCCGTTCGTAAAGCGTTGGCCGAAGTTCAGGCCGAGAAGAAAAAATAA
- a CDS encoding mannose-1-phosphate guanylyltransferase/mannose-6-phosphate isomerase → MFGDIDYELSSEVILIPVILSGGSGTRLWPVSRQHMPKQFCDIFGQPLQTLTLQRCLKMGSPWIVTSKALQTLTELNLKQNKADNVRVVYEPMGKNTAPAIAALCKLLVSQGKANEIVGVFPSDHLISKEEAFLNVVSFAKTVAEENRIVTLGITPSYPETGYGYIQTRAVSLKEKGPLKAYSVVKFHEKPDLQKAKEFIAQGSFSWNAGIFVFKVSHMVSLFEKHQPELWKHISSLKDDSSNLEDVYSKVQSISIDYAIMEKLGGDELACIPAEFGWSDVGSWDAVASLQKGHEILNVKGQDNFVFGDAGKNYSMIGMEDVILVDTKDALMLVKKGQSQDVRHVVEALTQQKSSLVKEHVFEYRPWGYFEILKDTEFFKSKVIRVNPHSQISYQSHAKREEHWTITRGSGEVVLNDEVIPVKAGSHIHIPLGAKHRIRNNTDAVLEFVEVQLGSYFGEDDIIRYQDDYQRK, encoded by the coding sequence GTGTTTGGTGATATAGATTATGAACTCAGCTCGGAGGTAATTTTGATCCCGGTAATACTGTCAGGGGGAAGTGGAACACGTCTTTGGCCCGTTTCCCGCCAGCATATGCCTAAACAATTTTGTGATATTTTCGGCCAACCTCTTCAGACTTTGACGTTGCAAAGATGTTTGAAGATGGGATCTCCGTGGATTGTAACGTCCAAGGCTTTGCAAACTTTGACGGAGCTGAATCTAAAGCAGAACAAAGCTGACAATGTGCGTGTGGTGTATGAGCCAATGGGTAAGAATACGGCGCCCGCAATTGCGGCTCTTTGCAAACTTTTGGTGTCGCAAGGAAAAGCCAACGAGATCGTGGGAGTCTTTCCTTCCGATCATCTGATCAGCAAAGAAGAAGCGTTTTTGAACGTGGTCTCTTTCGCAAAAACCGTGGCGGAAGAAAATCGCATAGTAACCTTAGGGATTACTCCTTCGTATCCAGAGACTGGCTACGGCTATATTCAAACTCGCGCCGTGAGCCTTAAAGAAAAAGGGCCTTTGAAGGCGTATTCGGTTGTGAAGTTTCACGAAAAACCGGATTTGCAAAAGGCCAAAGAATTTATTGCGCAAGGAAGTTTTAGCTGGAACGCGGGGATCTTTGTTTTCAAAGTGTCTCACATGGTGAGCCTTTTTGAAAAACATCAGCCGGAGTTGTGGAAACATATTTCCAGTCTTAAAGACGATTCTTCCAATTTAGAAGACGTGTATTCAAAAGTTCAAAGCATTTCTATCGACTATGCAATCATGGAAAAACTGGGCGGTGATGAGCTGGCTTGTATTCCTGCCGAGTTCGGATGGAGTGACGTGGGTTCTTGGGATGCTGTCGCGTCTTTGCAAAAGGGCCATGAGATTTTGAACGTCAAAGGCCAAGATAATTTTGTTTTTGGCGATGCCGGGAAAAATTACTCCATGATAGGCATGGAAGACGTGATTCTTGTTGATACGAAAGATGCCTTGATGCTTGTGAAGAAAGGGCAATCGCAAGACGTGCGCCATGTTGTTGAGGCTTTGACTCAACAGAAATCTTCTTTAGTGAAAGAACATGTTTTTGAATACCGTCCTTGGGGCTATTTTGAGATTCTAAAAGACACGGAGTTTTTTAAATCCAAAGTGATACGTGTAAATCCGCATTCTCAGATTTCTTATCAGTCCCACGCAAAACGCGAGGAGCACTGGACGATCACACGTGGTTCCGGTGAAGTGGTTTTAAATGATGAGGTGATTCCTGTGAAAGCCGGAAGCCATATCCATATTCCACTTGGTGCGAAACATCGCATTCGCAACAATACGGATGCGGTTCTTGAATTCGTGGAAGTTCAATTGGGATCTTATTTTGGTGAGGATGATATCATCCGTTACCAGGATGATTATCAAAGAAAGTAA
- a CDS encoding DegT/DnrJ/EryC1/StrS family aminotransferase has translation MSIPFIDLKSQYKALKTSIDSRIHKVLEHGAYVNGPEVVELEQTLAKYVGTKHCLTIANGTDALWVPLMALGIGQGDEVITTAFSFIATAETIVLAGAKPIYVDIDPKTFNIDANKIEAAITPRTKAIMPVSLYGQMPDMDKINAIAKKHNLHVIEDAAQSFGARYKDHRSGSMTTATGTSFFPAKPLGCYGDGGAIFTNDDNLVKIIKEIREHGSESRYYHTRLGINGRLDTIQCAVLLAKMERYDWELEQRQRVADRYNDAFSSIKAEGFTTPFVDASCKSAWAQYTLTVKDRAGFQKKMSDAGVPTSIHYPRIMPDQPWYKEHTADPKQELPIARWAAEHVISLPMYPDMDNATQDKIIAAVKGAF, from the coding sequence ATGTCTATTCCTTTTATCGATCTTAAATCTCAGTACAAAGCTTTGAAGACGTCTATCGACTCTCGCATTCACAAAGTTCTTGAGCACGGTGCGTACGTAAACGGCCCTGAAGTTGTTGAGCTTGAGCAAACTCTTGCAAAATATGTTGGAACAAAACACTGCCTTACAATTGCGAACGGTACGGATGCTTTGTGGGTTCCCTTGATGGCGTTGGGAATCGGTCAAGGTGATGAAGTTATCACGACAGCTTTCTCTTTCATCGCAACAGCAGAGACAATCGTTCTTGCCGGCGCAAAACCAATCTACGTTGATATCGATCCAAAAACTTTCAACATCGACGCTAACAAAATTGAAGCCGCGATCACTCCTCGTACAAAAGCGATCATGCCTGTGTCTCTTTACGGTCAAATGCCTGACATGGATAAAATCAACGCGATCGCGAAAAAGCACAACTTGCACGTGATCGAAGATGCCGCACAAAGCTTCGGCGCTCGCTACAAAGATCACCGCAGCGGAAGCATGACAACAGCAACAGGCACAAGCTTCTTCCCGGCAAAACCTTTGGGCTGCTACGGTGACGGCGGCGCGATCTTCACAAACGACGACAATCTTGTAAAAATCATCAAAGAAATCCGCGAGCACGGTTCTGAGTCTCGTTACTACCACACTCGTTTGGGTATCAACGGTCGTTTGGATACAATCCAATGCGCGGTTCTTCTTGCGAAAATGGAAAGATACGATTGGGAATTGGAACAACGTCAACGTGTAGCTGATCGCTACAACGATGCTTTCTCTTCTATCAAGGCCGAAGGCTTCACAACTCCGTTCGTAGACGCTTCTTGCAAATCAGCGTGGGCGCAATACACATTGACTGTGAAAGATCGCGCGGGCTTCCAAAAGAAAATGTCCGACGCTGGCGTTCCAACATCTATCCACTACCCTCGCATCATGCCAGATCAACCTTGGTACAAAGAACACACAGCAGATCCAAAACAAGAACTTCCAATCGCACGCTGGGCTGCAGAGCACGTAATCAGCTTGCCGATGTACCCTGATATGGACAACGCGACTCAAGATAAAATCATCGCGGCTGTTAAAGGAGCCTTTTAA
- the kdsA gene encoding 3-deoxy-8-phosphooctulonate synthase, which yields MGTGFGPLKKPVVMKTGNETITWGDGKNFVLFAGPDIIEDEGMVLETGKEIQRITKSLGIPWILKCSFDKANRQSASSFRGPGVNSALKSLEKIKSEIGCALLTDVHETIQVKETAEVADVLQIPAFLSRQTDLLVETAKTGKIIHIKKGQFLAPWDMKAIAQKAVNAGNDKILLCERGTTFGYNRLINDMTGLVEMRNLGFPVIMDCTHSTQLPGATGESSGGRGEMVWPLARAAMAVGVDGIFLETHPNPEKALCDGPTSLPLRNLETVLTNLKKIWTTHF from the coding sequence ATGGGAACAGGATTCGGTCCTCTTAAAAAGCCTGTCGTTATGAAGACAGGCAACGAAACGATCACTTGGGGCGACGGAAAGAATTTTGTTCTTTTCGCAGGTCCTGACATTATCGAAGATGAAGGAATGGTTTTAGAAACAGGAAAAGAAATCCAGAGAATCACAAAGTCTTTGGGTATTCCTTGGATCTTGAAATGTTCTTTCGACAAAGCCAACCGTCAAAGCGCTTCCAGCTTCCGCGGTCCTGGTGTGAACTCGGCTCTTAAGAGCTTGGAAAAAATCAAAAGCGAAATTGGCTGTGCCCTTTTGACGGACGTGCACGAAACAATTCAAGTGAAAGAAACAGCGGAAGTTGCTGACGTTCTGCAAATCCCGGCATTCTTGTCTCGTCAGACAGACCTTTTGGTCGAAACAGCAAAGACGGGCAAAATCATTCACATCAAAAAGGGTCAGTTCTTGGCTCCTTGGGATATGAAAGCGATTGCTCAAAAAGCTGTGAACGCAGGGAATGATAAAATCCTTCTTTGCGAACGCGGAACGACTTTCGGTTACAACCGTCTTATCAACGATATGACCGGACTTGTAGAGATGCGCAACCTTGGCTTCCCTGTGATCATGGATTGCACGCACTCAACGCAATTGCCGGGTGCTACTGGTGAAAGCAGCGGCGGTCGTGGCGAAATGGTATGGCCTTTGGCTCGTGCTGCAATGGCTGTGGGTGTGGATGGTATCTTCTTGGAAACTCATCCAAACCCAGAGAAAGCTCTTTGCGACGGTCCAACGTCTTTGCCGTTGAGAAACCTCGAAACAGTTCTAACGAACCTTAAAAAAATCTGGACAACTCATTTCTAA
- a CDS encoding lysylphosphatidylglycerol synthase transmembrane domain-containing protein, whose translation MVKQSKKLLVQSLKILFSAGIIFWLIQSGKLNFSALKNLLTPGAAALALFLVLLNLFFASERWRILIRSQGMTAHPWSVFKLSLIGTFFNFAMPGGVGGDVIKAYYFTRENPGSKVVAVTSVLMDRVLGLFAMVLLALVVMVYDINHIMKTPALLTLLWFIAGLFVAFVIALSLIFSQKVYQNGGLKRLINKLPLSEKFMKLYESMHLYGKDGKRFLLVIFLSLVSQACAITFLYLAGSMAGFNDVPAKTYFLVAPLGFMATAIPISPAGVGVGQAAFYFLFNLYTGHPSEIGPTSITAFQVGTFLMSLWGAFFYLRRKDRVETTEIAAN comes from the coding sequence ATGGTTAAGCAATCTAAAAAGCTCCTGGTTCAGTCTTTAAAAATCCTGTTTTCTGCAGGTATTATTTTTTGGCTCATCCAATCAGGAAAACTTAATTTCTCCGCTCTCAAAAATCTGCTCACTCCTGGTGCTGCGGCTTTGGCGTTGTTTTTAGTTCTGCTGAACCTTTTCTTTGCCAGCGAACGTTGGCGCATTCTGATTCGCTCTCAAGGCATGACAGCGCATCCCTGGTCCGTTTTTAAATTAAGCCTTATCGGCACCTTCTTTAACTTTGCCATGCCCGGTGGGGTCGGTGGCGACGTTATTAAAGCTTATTATTTCACACGCGAAAATCCCGGCAGCAAAGTTGTGGCTGTGACCAGTGTATTGATGGATCGCGTGCTGGGACTTTTTGCGATGGTTCTTTTGGCGCTCGTGGTGATGGTGTACGACATCAATCACATCATGAAGACCCCCGCCCTTTTAACGCTTCTATGGTTTATTGCGGGACTGTTTGTGGCGTTTGTAATTGCGCTCTCTTTGATTTTCTCTCAGAAGGTTTATCAAAACGGCGGACTTAAAAGGTTAATCAATAAACTTCCTCTTTCAGAAAAGTTTATGAAGCTTTACGAAAGCATGCATCTTTATGGAAAAGATGGAAAACGTTTTCTGCTCGTGATTTTCCTAAGCCTTGTTTCTCAAGCATGCGCCATCACATTTCTTTATCTTGCAGGCAGCATGGCGGGCTTCAACGACGTACCGGCCAAAACTTATTTCCTAGTGGCACCACTGGGCTTTATGGCGACAGCTATTCCTATCTCCCCTGCGGGAGTGGGCGTAGGACAAGCCGCATTTTATTTCTTATTTAATCTCTACACAGGACACCCTTCAGAGATCGGCCCGACAAGCATTACGGCTTTCCAAGTCGGAACATTTCTGATGAGTTTATGGGGTGCCTTCTTCTATCTACGCCGTAAAGATCGCGTAGAAACCACAGAGATTGCCGCAAATTAA
- a CDS encoding HAD-IIIA family hydrolase, with translation MPMMQWETLILETVQLGGSIVFVEDKAPKDLSAWMMPFQSLFLGEIPFVKRRAQDLLSGRLQTSFQDLVILFSEQDEILTKLNSVLQGQRLLLSPDAVTEKNPLIDFIWSGCDLKTWTEALQRLHVSWSQASAIEDYQGSHQGPCLFLDRDDVVVKNVPYNRDPSLVELMPGIDGLMKKAHAQGFWVALVTNQSGLGRGWIPWTDYQKVHQKMLSLLAEKGCWIDECVWAGFYEKEPVPQGRQYAGLRKPRTGMFQLVNAKLKVNMAKSVMVGDSASDLIAAFGAGVGRLYLLSSEKLEKEQKDLLQFQLKNPSFQFAVAKDFSQVQI, from the coding sequence ATGCCAATGATGCAGTGGGAAACTTTAATCTTAGAAACAGTTCAGTTGGGCGGCAGTATTGTCTTTGTTGAGGACAAGGCTCCGAAGGATCTTTCCGCTTGGATGATGCCTTTTCAATCATTGTTTCTAGGCGAGATTCCCTTTGTTAAACGTCGTGCTCAAGATCTTCTTTCGGGTCGTTTGCAAACATCGTTTCAGGATCTTGTGATTCTTTTTTCAGAACAAGATGAGATTCTAACGAAACTTAATTCTGTGCTTCAGGGGCAAAGACTTTTACTTTCGCCCGATGCTGTGACTGAGAAAAATCCTTTGATTGATTTTATCTGGTCAGGCTGTGATCTCAAAACTTGGACCGAGGCTTTGCAAAGGCTTCATGTCAGTTGGAGTCAGGCATCTGCGATAGAAGATTATCAGGGCAGTCATCAAGGGCCTTGTCTGTTTTTAGATCGAGATGACGTGGTTGTAAAAAACGTCCCTTACAATCGCGATCCTAGTCTTGTTGAACTGATGCCAGGTATTGACGGTCTCATGAAGAAAGCGCATGCGCAGGGTTTCTGGGTGGCTTTAGTCACAAATCAATCTGGTCTTGGACGTGGTTGGATTCCTTGGACGGATTATCAAAAGGTGCATCAAAAGATGTTATCCTTGTTGGCTGAAAAAGGTTGTTGGATTGATGAGTGCGTGTGGGCGGGTTTTTATGAAAAAGAGCCCGTGCCGCAAGGTCGTCAATATGCGGGCCTTCGCAAACCACGCACGGGAATGTTTCAGCTTGTAAATGCCAAGCTCAAAGTGAATATGGCAAAGTCGGTGATGGTGGGAGATAGCGCTTCAGATCTCATCGCCGCTTTTGGCGCCGGTGTTGGACGTCTTTATTTATTGTCTTCAGAAAAACTAGAAAAAGAACAAAAAGATCTTTTGCAGTTCCAGTTAAAAAATCCTTCTTTCCAGTTTGCGGTGGCGAAGGATTTTTCTCAGGTGCAAATTTAA
- a CDS encoding TIGR03546 family protein yields the protein MQKTEEFVTLLLKQIFNFLKLLNSDTGTNQLAIGLSLGLILGFAPVLSIQTLAVFFIIFIFRVQIGAAFLAAFFFKFVAYLFDQPAHYLGKAVLEMENLRPLFTTMYNMPFVPMTRFNNSIVMGSMIVSVILLPFAYFGFKVAIIKYRATVVARFKGTKFWKAFAATKFYNWYLKYDELYG from the coding sequence ATGCAAAAGACGGAGGAATTTGTGACTCTTTTATTGAAGCAGATTTTTAACTTCCTGAAGCTCCTGAATTCAGACACAGGAACAAATCAACTGGCGATAGGACTTTCTTTGGGATTGATCTTGGGCTTTGCTCCCGTTTTATCAATCCAAACTCTCGCCGTGTTTTTTATTATCTTCATCTTCCGCGTGCAAATCGGCGCCGCTTTTCTTGCCGCTTTCTTTTTTAAATTTGTCGCGTATCTCTTTGACCAACCGGCACACTATCTAGGCAAAGCGGTTCTTGAGATGGAAAATCTTCGTCCCCTTTTCACAACGATGTACAATATGCCGTTTGTGCCGATGACTCGTTTTAATAACAGCATCGTGATGGGTTCGATGATTGTTTCCGTCATCCTTCTGCCGTTTGCTTATTTCGGTTTTAAAGTTGCCATTATCAAGTATCGCGCCACTGTTGTCGCGCGCTTTAAAGGAACGAAATTCTGGAAAGCATTTGCCGCTACGAAATTCTATAACTGGTACCTAAAGTACGACGAACTTTACGGCTAG
- a CDS encoding TIGR03545 family protein, whose product MTETTTTKPKKTKGPIRWEAIIPFVIICLVIGLYFHFFFDGHLRRALEWAGYNAVGAEVNIAKLETSFFNASLRVQGIEVTDAEKPTHDSIKIGDIRFSMLWDALLRAKVVVNEAAVEQIEFGVKRKHPGKVKPPEPVSNEPGMAEKLKEQALKEAQEQYGDNVLGDVIAMLGGADANVQLQKLQESLPSKAMIEKFQVDLKAKQQNWDARLKTLPQSKDIQALNDRLNKIKYKDFKSPQELQASLQELDKVYKDGDAMYKQVQSTGDDLSKDLKALEAHYKEIDKQVKTDIKSLEQHFRIPKLDAKAMTMAVFNRYLAPYKAKFYRYKAMADKYLPPNLLKKDKKDEEVVIQPHPREKGISYEFGRLNSYPLFWIKRTAVSSQAGLTPEAGNIKGEILDITSNQRLIGKPTVATLAGDFPGMQIFGFLVRLSLDNTKSESIIDYKLKVDSYSITGKELVQSPDVQIAFNKANGTIGVEGKVVGLKKITVGMDNKFTKIDYAVSSKNEIADQILKAVFAGIPVVTLTVDGQGEFPNVPLNVNSNLGPELQKGFEKQIQAKIDEARKKIQAMVDEEIGKQKAQVEAQLNQLRGQFDKEVKKAQAQLDDQKKQAESKVEQAKKDAENQGKKALEKEGQKAVDELKKKLGF is encoded by the coding sequence ATGACAGAGACAACAACTACAAAACCAAAAAAAACCAAGGGTCCTATTCGCTGGGAAGCTATCATTCCTTTTGTCATCATTTGCTTGGTGATCGGACTTTATTTCCATTTCTTCTTTGACGGTCATTTACGTCGCGCGCTTGAGTGGGCCGGATACAATGCTGTCGGCGCTGAAGTGAATATCGCAAAACTTGAAACAAGTTTCTTCAATGCCAGCCTTCGCGTGCAAGGTATTGAAGTCACCGACGCCGAAAAACCAACTCATGATTCAATTAAGATCGGCGACATTCGTTTCTCGATGCTTTGGGATGCGCTTCTTCGCGCCAAAGTCGTAGTAAATGAAGCCGCTGTCGAACAAATCGAATTCGGTGTGAAAAGAAAACATCCAGGAAAAGTAAAACCACCAGAGCCCGTCTCCAATGAGCCCGGCATGGCTGAAAAACTTAAAGAACAGGCTTTAAAAGAAGCCCAAGAACAATACGGCGACAATGTTCTTGGCGATGTAATCGCAATGCTCGGCGGAGCTGACGCCAACGTGCAATTGCAAAAGCTGCAAGAATCTTTGCCTTCCAAAGCCATGATCGAAAAATTCCAAGTCGACCTGAAAGCCAAACAACAGAATTGGGACGCTCGCCTTAAAACTCTGCCGCAAAGTAAAGACATCCAAGCTTTGAACGATCGCTTGAACAAAATCAAATACAAAGACTTCAAATCGCCGCAAGAGTTGCAAGCGTCTTTGCAAGAACTCGATAAGGTGTATAAAGACGGCGATGCTATGTACAAACAAGTGCAAAGCACCGGCGATGATTTAAGCAAAGATTTAAAAGCCCTCGAAGCTCATTACAAAGAAATCGACAAACAAGTAAAAACGGACATCAAATCTTTAGAGCAACACTTCCGTATTCCAAAGCTTGATGCGAAAGCCATGACGATGGCCGTCTTCAATCGCTACTTGGCTCCGTACAAAGCGAAGTTCTATCGCTATAAAGCGATGGCCGATAAATACTTGCCGCCAAATCTTCTGAAGAAAGACAAGAAGGATGAAGAAGTCGTTATCCAACCTCATCCTCGCGAAAAAGGAATCAGCTACGAATTCGGTCGTTTGAATTCTTATCCTCTTTTCTGGATCAAGCGCACAGCGGTCAGCTCTCAAGCGGGATTGACTCCTGAAGCGGGAAACATCAAAGGTGAGATTCTAGATATCACTTCCAATCAACGCTTGATTGGCAAACCGACAGTGGCCACTTTGGCAGGTGACTTCCCAGGTATGCAAATTTTTGGTTTCTTGGTTCGTCTTTCTTTAGACAACACGAAATCTGAAAGCATTATCGACTACAAACTCAAAGTAGACTCGTACTCCATCACTGGCAAAGAGCTTGTGCAATCTCCTGACGTGCAAATTGCTTTCAATAAAGCCAACGGCACTATTGGAGTTGAGGGCAAGGTCGTAGGACTTAAAAAGATCACCGTGGGCATGGATAACAAGTTCACAAAAATTGATTACGCCGTTTCATCTAAAAACGAAATCGCCGATCAAATTTTGAAGGCTGTCTTTGCTGGTATCCCTGTTGTGACTTTGACTGTCGATGGCCAAGGCGAATTCCCGAATGTTCCACTCAATGTGAATTCAAACTTGGGACCTGAATTGCAAAAAGGATTTGAAAAACAAATCCAAGCTAAGATCGACGAAGCTCGCAAAAAAATTCAAGCAATGGTCGACGAAGAGATCGGCAAACAAAAAGCGCAAGTCGAAGCTCAGCTCAACCAACTTCGTGGTCAGTTCGACAAGGAAGTAAAAAAAGCTCAGGCTCAATTGGACGATCAGAAAAAACAAGCTGAATCCAAAGTTGAACAAGCTAAAAAAGACGCCGAAAACCAAGGCAAGAAAGCTCTCGAAAAAGAGGGACAAAAAGCCGTGGATGAGTTGAAGAAGAAACTCGGTTTCTAA
- a CDS encoding TlpA family protein disulfide reductase gives MNQHLKAIIIVVIVGALGVWGFNQLFGSKPVENSSYATLETYEKKGVPNFEAKDLDGQSFELKSMDGKVVILNFWASWCGPCIEEVPSLIKLVKEFKGDVQLIAISGDSKLEDIQVFMKSFPELKDANIKIVWDQDRAFMKQFQISRLPESMVLGKDHKLVKKLVGSIDWYNKDSVAYVKSLLGK, from the coding sequence ATGAATCAACATCTTAAAGCTATCATCATTGTTGTTATTGTCGGCGCCCTGGGTGTTTGGGGATTCAATCAGCTCTTTGGCTCAAAGCCGGTTGAGAACTCTTCTTATGCGACTTTAGAGACTTATGAGAAGAAGGGCGTTCCCAATTTCGAAGCTAAAGATCTCGACGGTCAGTCTTTCGAACTTAAATCTATGGATGGGAAAGTTGTTATCCTGAACTTCTGGGCTTCTTGGTGTGGGCCTTGTATTGAAGAAGTGCCGTCGCTGATCAAGCTTGTGAAAGAATTTAAAGGGGACGTGCAGTTGATAGCGATCTCTGGTGATAGCAAGCTTGAGGATATCCAAGTCTTTATGAAGTCCTTCCCAGAACTTAAAGATGCCAATATCAAGATCGTGTGGGATCAAGACCGTGCGTTCATGAAGCAGTTCCAGATTTCCCGTTTGCCTGAATCTATGGTGCTAGGGAAGGACCACAAGCTCGTGAAGAAACTTGTGGGCTCTATAGATTGGTACAATAAGGATTCAGTCGCTTACGTGAAATCCCTTTTGGGAAAATAA